The Raphanus sativus cultivar WK10039 chromosome 2, ASM80110v3, whole genome shotgun sequence genome includes a region encoding these proteins:
- the LOC108841772 gene encoding probable acyl-activating enzyme 5, peroxisomal, which produces MEELKPSAANSPPLTPLSFLERASTVYGDCTSIVYGASTAHTWRETNLRCLRVASSLSSIGIGRSDVVSVLSANTPAMCELQFAVPMSGAILNNVNTRLDAATVSVLLRHCESKLLFVDVFCSDLAVEAVSKLDKPPILVLIDEEGEEEGADVADRSKFSYSYNDLIERGDLGFNWIRPESEWDPIVINYTSGTTSSPKGVVHSHRGIFVMALDSLIDWTVPKNPVYLWTLPIFHANGWCYPWGIAAVGGTNVCLRKIQAPLIHRLIRDHGVTHMCGAPVVLNMLTATHEEPLKNPVNFLTAGSPPPVTVLLRAESLGFVVSHGYGLTETAGVVVSCAWKPQWNRLPARDQASLKGRQGVRTVGFTDIDVVDPGSGRSVERDGATMGEIVMRGSSIMLGYLKDPVGTRKALKNGWFFTGDVGVLHGDGYLEIKDRSKDVIITGGENVSSVEVEAVLYTHPAVNEAAVVARPDEHWGETPCAFVSLKPGLTRKPTEKEVIEYCRKKMPRYMVPKTVKFLDELPKTSTGKIPKFVLKEMASKMGSTRLSRL; this is translated from the coding sequence ATGGAGGAGCTGAAGCCAAGCGCTGCAAACTCGCCACCGCTGACGCCGTTGAGCTTCCTAGAGAGAGCCTCCACCGTGTACGGAGACTGCACCTCCATCGTCTACGGCGCTTCCACCGCGCACACGTGGCGGGAGACCAACCTCCGCTGCCTCCGCGTCGCGTCCTCTCTGTCTTCCATCGGCATCGGAAGATCCGACGTCGTCTCCGTCCTCTCCGCCAACACTCCGGCCATGTGCGAGCTCCAGTTCGCCGTCCCGATGAGCGGCGCCATCCTCAACAACGTCAACACCCGCCTCGACGCCGCCACCGTCTCCGTTCTCCTCCGCCACTGCGAGTCCAAGCTCCTCTTCGTCGACGTCTTTTGCTCCGACCTCGCCGTCGAAGCCGTCTCGAAACTCGACAAGCCGCCGATCCTCGTCCTCATCGACGaggagggagaagaagaaggtgctGACGTGGCGGACCGTTCGAAATTCAGTTACTCGTATAACGATTTAATTGAGAGAGGAGATCTGGGTTTTAACTGGATCCGACCCGAGAGCGAGTGGGATCCGATCGTTATCAACTACACCTCCGGTACGACGTCGTCTCCCAAAGGAGTGGTGCACTCTCACAGGGGTATTTTCGTCATGGCACTCGATTCGTTGATCGATTGGACCGTACCGAAGAACCCGGTTTACTTGTGGACCCTACCGATATTCCACGCTAACGGCTGGTGCTACCCGTGGGGTATCGCAGCCGTGGGAGGAACTAACGTGTGTTTACGTAAGATCCAGGCGCCGTTAATCCACCGTCTGATCCGTGATCACGGCGTTACTCACATGTGCGGCGCGCCGGTGGTGCTCAACATGCTGACGGCGACTCACGAGGAGCCTCTTAAAAATCCGGTGAATTTTTTAACCGCCGGTTCTCCGCCGCCGGTGACGGTGCTCCTCCGGGCGGAGTCTCTCGGTTTTGTCGTCAGCCACGGGTACGGTTTAACGGAAACAGCCGGGGTTGTCGTCTCCTGCGCGTGGAAGCCGCAGTGGAACCGTTTACCGGCGAGGGACCAGGCGAGTTTAAAGGGCCGGCAAGGGGTGAGAACGGTCGGGTTTACGGATATAGACGTGGTGGATCCGGGTTCGGGTCGGAGCGTGGAGAGAGATGGTGCGACAATGGGGGAGATAGTGATGAGAGGGAGTTCGATCATGCTCGGTTACTTGAAAGATCCTGTCGGAACGAGAAAAGCTCTAAAGAACGGGTGGTTCTTCACGGGAGACGTTGGAGTGTTGCACGGAGACGGGTATCTCGAGATCAAGGATAGGTCGAAAGATGTGATCATAACGGGTGGAGAGAATGTGAGCAGCGTGGAGGTGGAGGCGGTGTTGTACACGCACCCGGCGGTGAATGAAGCGGCTGTGGTGGCTAGACCTGACGAGCATTGGGGAGAGACGCCGTGTGCTTTCGTGAGTTTGAAACCCGGGTTGACCCGGAAACCCACGGAGAAGGAGGTGATTGAGTATTGTAGGAAGAAGATGCCACGTTACATGGTGCCTAAGACGGTTAAGTTCCTTGATGAGTTGCCTAAGACATCTACAGGGAAGATTCCTAAGTTCGTGCTCAAGGAGATGGCTAGTAAAATGGGTTCCACGAGGTTAAGTCGGTTGTAA
- the LOC108820457 gene encoding SKP1-like protein 1A, with the protein MSTKKIVLKSSDGESFEVDEAVALESQTIAHMVEDDCVDNGIPLPNVTSKILAKVIEYCKKHVDAAASKTEAVDGGASSDDDLKAWDGEFMKIDQATLFELILAANYLNIKNLLDLTCQTVADMIKGKTPEEIRQTFNIKNDFTPEEEEEVRRENQWAFE; encoded by the exons ATGTCGACGAAGAAGATCGTGTTGAAAAGCTCCGACGGCGAGTCCTTCGAGGTGGACGAGGCCGTGGCTCTCGAGTCTCAGACCATAGCCCACATGGTCGAAGACGACTGCGTCGACAACGGGATCCCTCTCCCCAACGTCACGAGCAAGATCCTCGCCAAGGTGATTGAGTACTGCAAGAAGCACGTCGACGCCGCCGCTTCCAAGACCGAGGCCGTCGACGGTGGCGCTTCCTCCGACGATGACCTCAAGGCGTGGGACGGCGAGTTCATGAAGATCGATCAGGCCACCCTCTTCGAGCTCATCCTG GCTGCTAACTACTTGAACATCAAGAACCTTCTTGACCTGACATGCCAGACGGTTGCTGATATGATCAAGGGCAAGACTCCAGAGGAGATTCGCCAGACCTTCAACATCAAGAACGACTTTACACccgaggaagaggaggaggtgCGCAGAGAGAACCAGTGGGCTTTTGAATGA